The sequence aattataagtctaaaacttttaaaaattcaataacaaaaaggCGCAAAAATAAGctgatttttcagttttaaatcatttaaattttactaaaaaagaaaagaaaaaaaaataatcatgattttgaaataatttttttttttttttttttttttttttttttagtttctgttGCGTTTTCTTAAATGGAAAATCTCTGGTATATCTAGGCTGggaacaaaattatgaattcctTCTCAAAATAGCACTAGCGTTGCTTTCCAACGggagttaatataattaaaaaaatcaattttgtctCTTCCGTTGTGAAGTGATATAAGTTAGTCTACTAGCTAACAATTAATTTGGTCTTTGTCTTTTTTTACTCAatctaattattttgtattaactaTAACttctttttatgctattttaatgCTATAAAAGCAATACTggtttaatactaaaatataaattatgtccttattttttttatttctttcttgaaaaaaattaaagcaaaggaAAAACTTTCCAAGAGATCCAATGGATAACTTGCTTAGAATGCTTCTGAGTGGAAGTAAGAAACCTTCATTTGCTGaatgcttgtaaaaaaaaaaaaaatcctttctttaatAGGGGATAGATGTTGCatgatatttaatatcattatactgcattatttatatttattttcaattgtatatattatatgagTACGAAGCATTCAACGAATTCATACATCTGCTTCTTCTTACAATAGTAATTGAAACTGCGGAGTCATTGCTAAAGATATGTGGCATGTAACATGTAGCAAAGTCACGGTCTCTCTtcataaagcaaatatatttcaattccatttaactatttttaaccCATTAACAGACTTTACAAGCCAAATATACACATGTAGATAAAATTCTTCTTAACTTATGCTAAATTagctaaaatttttatctaatggTATAATTTACCTGACTTGAACacataaatttcaatatgtgtttcaaaaggaaaaataataagaataaaatctattgagtacatattttctaaaaatttaaaataattcaaaatgtatttattatagtATCAGGATCCACAACTGGACAAAAATTATTATAcgttattactttctcgtatacgtaacgtagagaaagtatagtaaccgttaaaaaattcgaacttgagattgtGAGGAATctgcacgttttagaccttcttaAGTTCCAAAAACACATGTTTAGAaatgtctctctgtctgtctgtgataaaatTAACTCGGGAACGTTTTAATCTAGATGAATGGAATTTGTTATaccgtctttacaccaaatttgtagatttctgtcaaattcgtTCATGGAAAGTCTGTTTGTCTGgctgttcaaatttatttactgttataATTTAACAGGATAACTACAAAGCTAGAGAGATAGATaaagagttaaatagataaaattcgatgcatagaattaacatatataatttggatatctgtcaaattttgagccaaatccaacaaaggtttgattgtctgtcggtctgtgctttcagaaacatatgaACACGATAATACAATGACACAATGGTTTGAATACATTAAATAGGGTGCcagattttatgactacaagtatagtttccgtgtcattttgttgttgttttagtcggttgagaaaaatgcgtctaaagcacaaatttgatttccggatactattaatcacactctagggattaatcgccgaaTAATTAGCCATGGaagacacgatagattcaggaaAAACGcactaaatttacgccaaaggttcatattttgtaactattgtacgccaatgttaCGCAAGACATTCTCTGgaaaaatacctttattagaatGTAGGAGAGTAAATTTTGGAGAGACAACTCCAGCTGGTTTTTGAAAAGATGGAATACAATTTGTAATTTCATGCATTCGCCTTTCAatgaattttagataatattataatgattCTTCCATTAAatcaagtttcaatttttaagtagaattatttaattattttttaatttaataaaattttatttttatcacttattCTAAATATTCCGTCTTAACTGTcacttatatattaatatttttttattaattggtaGAATATAACGGGATAGTTGAGGAAAGGGATAgttttgtggtgaaagcttataattatattacttttgtcttgtggtcttgttactcggcagcgaaccacaaggtcccaggttctattctcgctcattcCAATTCGCTACAGTTTTAAGAATTCAAAGATGTCAATAAATTGTTGCGggtgcagcttttttttttttttttcccttttttttttttctttttttttttttttttttttgtctctttattTACtcgtttgtttgtttctttatttaaccATAGTAAAATTTATAGGTTTGCATATTACTTCTCAATTGTATcatgcatgatataaaaatcgtttaaaaattctgCAGAGAAGATTATTGGACCTAGagtttatcaaatttggcacttAGTTACTTCTAAATAATAAATGCTCACAGAGAAAGGGTTTCTCTAAAACTACaacttttttctctaatattaatgatttttttaaaaatatttttaagttaattttattacaatattgtttcaaacttttattcttttcttatttcttgttttaaacgTGCACAGTATCGCGgcattttttaagattaatgtaAAGATAGATGAACCATTCGTAAAACATTATCATACAATGATTTTTCAGATGAAGGTTTGACtcccttttgaatttttatttcacaatttatgtatattctaatttattttatttctattaagttCCACCATTTTTGCATCACATTCCGAAAAACTGAAAATTCGGAACAAAAAGGAAGATATCgttatataaactgaaataaatctgattttacaaaataagaaataggATTACGAATAAGACAGAATAGGATAGGATTTTCTAAGATACATTGTGTCATCATCCCACTCCCTTCTTTCCAAAAAAGTGTcctttcaacaaatttaaatcattcatttctttttcttcattcacattgaaagaataaattaatttcaaaaaaacattttaaaaatggatgaaagTTCTTAATATAAATCTATTACGAAGTgtctttatttcttgaatttatttactaaataaaatttgaaatagtattttaCTGCCTTTGGATTTTTCTGCCTAAATTTCACTCTAGTGCGACAGCTATACTGATTTGCGTCATAGATGCTGTAATTATTGCAAATCGTAAGCATCTaagattattttataagcattatataattttttaaagaaacttttttaaatagttaatttgattatcaaattacttattttctcGCCATAACTGGGTGTGAAGGTATACAATGAACAACTAATCTCGTCTGATATATTCCTTAATTCTGGTTtccttattaaaataacaataattattataccCTAAGAAAGACAAGGTATGTATAATATTATGGAatgcaaattacatttttaagtttgaaGCTGTATTGCTTATTTGGAGTCATTTTTATTAAGCTATCATCCGTATCTAAATTGTAGAATACTTGCttcattaatgtatttatatcatggaaattattatattcttacttctaaatttctttacttttttatggttgtttttaattggattttttttttttcttttgtagctTTCTTACTGTTTGGCTATGGCTGAGAATATGATAAGACTTCAAGAGGAGCTCAACAATATACCATTAGCAGACGAAGATGCTCAAGGTTTTTATAAGAAACATCTTGTTATTGTTATATTTGATTCAGTTGTTTgtaatttcttctaaataataattaattttgttatttaatagatGACAGTGATGTTGAAACTGAAGGTACTGAAGATCAACATGATCTTGGACACCAAAGCTATGAATCCATTCCATCTGCCTTTACGAACGGTTCAAACAGTCCTGCTCCACCTTGTAAGCAATACGTTTATTTAATCGATGTGCATATTCATCTGCTTTAtaagaatgtttatattttttcttgctaCTTTTTACATAGTGCTACATCGATTCAAgattcagtttaatttaaaattccataaaatagtgtttttattctattattcagTTTTTGATCTGATATTAAGGTATTTTCAGGGATAAATTATTATACCATCATGTAAATTTTCTATCCGTTTAGTTgctaataaaagttaaattttatcgTTATTCAAATCgactctattaaaatatttggaaactgagaaaaattaaaattgaatttcagctacaaaatattatatcatagccagtagaaataaaaaaaaattcaataacttaaattttagtAAACTAAGTTGGTATATCTCATATGATTCATGTTACTTAACAAGGCTGTGtagtaataagaaatattatttatatattgtgttaagatatttaattttggctactgtttcataattttaatatggtAATATTCATAAGTTGGCATACTgtttataaattgcaataaatagatTAAAAGTTCTGCAAAATTTTAGAGGATAAGTAAATGGGCAGAGCTCCAAATGTGGCATCTAGTTGCTttggaaaatcaaattttcattaaaaaatgatttttgtttgcttgatttttaatattattgaaatatttaattaaaattagtcaaaaattttaaaatttccctgaATAAcgtgaaatttattattacacaaaatattaacctatttttaaaattaacttttcaataatattgttatttccatacaatttttcAGCAGTtgataagtttttcaaaatatttttaattatattttatttttattgttttagtaacTGCATTTTTACACAGCATTGCaatgatgttaaataaaaaaaataaaaacaatttctttatatgAGCTTTACTATAATTaagagtacatttttaaaatgatatcagTCCTAAAGCATTATTAAGCTGCAATGCTGTAGGAtgtaagttaaattttctttaatttttaatgatattgaataaGCATAATGTtatatgggttttttttccccattcagTATTCTGGGCTAGATTATTAAATAAGGTTAATTGAATAATTACTTTGGGGCTTCATAGCTCCAAGGAGTATCAAGAGGCCTTTGCTTCAGgtgtttttccattattttgaaagttattttaatttgtggttttatgtaattataaagtCTGTGTGCAACTGAAATTCTAACTAAAAACTAGtaccatttaaattaatattggtaTTAATACTGTTAACATTTGTCCTTATTTACTATTACTctgatgttattttataattctaaaaaacaaggtgctttataatttaaaaaattatctgtttctatcattacatattatttagattgtgttaagaaaagtttttacctttgtcattttgattaaaattatttttaaattcaattgtgtatattttatatttaatgttctgaaattaactttttaaaaaggaatttgcaTTTAAGTGTTTTCCTGTTTCAGTTTGTctaaatttgctatttaaaattatttaaatgaagatgaaattaaaatcaattaaaaatatttgaatttgaaaatttagaaggGAAAAGGGATCCAAAATTTTCATTGCTAAGGGCATCTAGGAAACTTAAATTAACACCCATTTCAGTCttgattaatttatcttttagaaatctttaatactttgttctttatatttattttcactgaaCAGCCTAGAAATAGAGTAATGTCCTATTCGTTATCTGAAACCCGAATCAACATCGAAAAACTTAAGATTATGCTTCTCCATTGCTATGTTTttgttttgagtttttaattcttatgttaataagaaaaaataactttagtaAAATTCATTGGATGCCAGTGTTTCAAAGCAATTAATTGCCTGTCTTTCATTGAAAATCCTTAGAAATattcatgtctttttttataaGTTACTATAACGTTAGATagcatgaaaaagaattttcaatataagagggattaacagaaaattaggaaaaataaggAGAAGAGGATCAGAAATTTCTTAGtaattaatcattcaaaaatttggattttgatATACTaggagaaaaaagttatatatcaTGTGAGCTTATTACATCCTGGATTGTTTGCAACATAttgtatgaattatttaaagtaattgaaGAAGCCATTGTTGGTTATTCTGAACATTCTGCTGaagaattttttgctttttattggtAAACAGTTTTAAAAGGATTAACTGGTTATTATTTGTGTTGTTGGTGATGATTcttatgagaaataatttttttcagtaactgtcttatttacaagaatattttaatatatttttattataatttgtatatatttttgtgtaaatacAGTGATGTGTATTTTAGGATAAAATATGACAAAGATGAAACTAGTATTTGTGATAATTCCTAAATTACTTTGTTAACAGTTAATGCAATTCACAATGCAAAAGATGCTTTTCAATTTCCAAGTTTGTTGATTGTTTTAATGATACATAGTTATTCGCTTAACAGCTATTGCTAGAGTAATGtcttattctcttattttatataagtcattaaatattttgaaattgaaatcctgattaatttttttattagtactgGATCCTGATTTAAGTTCTgatgaaatggaagaaaaaacaaGACTTATTTCTCAGGTTTTGGAATTGCAAAATACTCTGGAAGGTAATTTGATTTATTAGTAGTAATTTACTCTCCATAACTTTTCAAATCGTCAGTTTATTTGTACTATTTTGTAGATTGCTTCCATTTTCAGTACACCAGATTtacttccaaaaataagtttGATATTTATTGTGACTAATTTGGTTTTGTGATATTTTAGAAATCAGACTCTGCTATAAAAGGGTAAAAATGAAGTTTAGTGTCCCCTTGCAGCACCAAGGATGCCAAGTTGCCAATAAAGATGGCAGACAAAATAAACACTTCTGTGAAACAGTTACGATTACctctttatgcattaaaattattatctttagtataagtattgtaatttttattttaatctatatctgaaatttttattaaaattttttttaacctttgggaTCACTATCGctgcttatcttaacaattttgaagaaGTTTTTCAAACTGGCTGCGCCGGTCTGTTATGTAAAGAGCAAAATTTAGAGCACACGATGCCTTTTGGCATCTGAAGAAGGCATctggcagaattttttaacttcaaaaaacaTCCTATGGCTTTGCTAGCGGTGGGAGTGGGAACCTAGTAGCTttgctagcacattgaacatataaatgtattatttaatatctttgctTGAGAATGCAAGACTcactttgtttaaataaaataaatcttcagtaaatttggtattatttgttttgttagtttaaaacatttagtaagattaaaattttatttaaaagaaaatttatattatctgtattagtatttcatcatttatttataatcttcTTCAATAtcattgcatattaattttttaaatctttttttaagtagttgATGACCAATATACTGATGGGTTCCTTACAATATATCTTTTTACTAATTGTATCAGAGTGTGTGCATTCTGTTTATATAAAGTAGCTAAGTCTGCTACAAATAtactttagattttttattatttatattgtaattgaattttttgtgaACCTTAAAAATTGATGAGGCAATTGCTTTTAATTATGATACAATTGGACTTGAATCTATTAGGAAGGTACATGTTTGTAATAAACAGAATAGttgtaagatattaaaataatagggCTGTAAtgtctttagcattttaatgcttaaaattaatttaacaaattcatGAATATCATGTTCATGTTTTAAGAGATTTGGttaaagtgaagattagtgtgcccTCCAGAACACTCTTCTAagaaccctaatgctgttttgtttactactttttactgctgttttgtttactacttaagtggttgagttgtacatgaactacaactattttataaaaaaaaatgttaaattaaaaatattgattaaagatgtcaattttgatcttttttataattaaaagtttttttacaactaataagacactgcaattttatttttaatgtgaatacaaacagaaaatgtttatccttttgcaatttttaattgtcagtatgcacTTTAATAAATCATCTGAATGAAATCGTCTGCATTCGTTCTTTAAAAATCGTCAGTAGTgaaattcttcgcagttctcacAATTCTTTTGGTACTGTAATGGTTGGTTCCATTGATAATTTGTTGTATAggtaattgtgcaagaatggatgtctgGGGAACGGGATAGCAGTAAGTATTTTGAatctgcagaatggatgaagggtgaatgaaatatatatatataatataatatacaagtTGATgaagttttctaattaaaaaaattctgcttgcTGCCTTCTTCAGATGCTGAAAGGCATCGTATGCTCTAAATTTGGCTTTTTACACAACAGACCAATGCAGCCGGTTTGAAAAACTTCTTCAAAACTGTTAAGATAAgcacatttattttgattttttttatttaatttatttgaattttttttaatttttggtaatcccaaatattaaaaaaaaaaaaaaaaaaaaaaaaaaaatctcagatacagattaaataaatctcaaattaaaattaaaattacaatacttatcagtaaagatcataattttaatgcataaggTGATAACCATGACTGTTTCAcagaagtgtttgtttattttgtctgccatctttattggcgatgTGACACccttggcgcagcaaggggcacactaaacttcACTTTTTCCtgagatttaactaaaattaataatttttcaaaagaatcggCTACTGGCTGTAGTTGTATTTGTAGCATTTGTTTATATAACTacacattgcatttttttacagcatatcattatttgataatattttaatttttaccagaatattttctcttttgtttaatttcttcaatattatcATGTATGCTCTATAGATACAATCAAGAAATGATTTccgttgtttaattttttttaattatgaaatttcaattaatatttgataatcaatatttcatctatatctaataaatgtattttttttatttatttacataaatatcttAGTTCTTTAGGATTagtatgcttctttttttttttctatcatttatctatctatttattttagATCTTTCACAAAGAGTAGACAGTGTGAAGGaagaaaatttgaagttaaaatcaGAAAATCAAGTTTTGGGGCAGTATATAGAAAACCTTATGTCAGCTTCAAGTGTTTTCCAATGCACTTCTCCTAAATCTAAAAAGAAGTTagtaatttaatgcatttttctgttTGATTTAGATCATTTGTTATTTCTCATTCATTctagtttttctaaataaaaatatttgataatcttttatttattctgcaTACATTATTTCTGAAGGTTTCACATTTGATATATGCTGTTGCAAAGATATTATCAATAACAGTTGCTAGTACATTGGCTGATTGGAAATTGTAAATTCATAaatggggaattttttttttaatcatttggctgtcaaatttgttatgtgtacctatttttttttcattgtaattcaagattttattgtcttatatacattgaaaattcaaatttaatattggttaaatatgaatatataaaggtattataaatttatctaagTAAAGCCAtgtaatttcttgtaaatatgaTAGTTGCTTATTATTCTATAAACAGTTCTTTTATTTTGCTCATATAtgaaagtttgttaaaaaaaaagtcttgttttattaatgtttcaagctaggaaaaataaattatcctgccattgcatttaaattttagaatatatttatttttaattctgataacaattttttaaagattttgatcaaaattttataattaaagtgttGTTGTGGCATCaagatatattaatgaattattcaaagcATTACAACACTAgatataatatttcctttaattatatgaattacaattattttaccTGAATAAATCCAAACCATTGATGAAATAATATGTagcaaatattaatacaaattcaaGTTTTCTTTTCAGAGAAGTATTGtataacagaataaaaagaatattagagtTACGACCTTTAGTTGCTGTTAGTATGCTGTTGTTGAATCTTTCAGCATAATTGctaatattataactttttaatttaaacatacaaATTAAGTGCACCCAATGTTTTACTATAAATCTGAATTCAACTGCTGATTTCTTTTCATTAGCCACTATATCTACTCTGTAGATTCCTTTGCTAATTATCGATGAATtcatgtgttctttttttttttttcgtctttgttaccattatatttaacaatacagATGTATCGAAGttgttaaatggaaataaaattaattgttaataaactGTTAACAGTTAGTTATGCCAATTATTTAACTGTTTCTAACTGTTAGTTATgccaataaatactctaaatacaatgtgaataatatttgataatcattaattctttataatttttttagattttttaatgaaatttgctaaaatttaggactttttttaaagttaacaattgaaaattttattcaaggaaaaatagaaataaaatatatgtgtcTATTTTTTTAGGGGTTCTTTCAAAGGAAAAAAGTGAACCTGCTATTTTTCAGCTTTCTGTCCTTTGATGAGAATCACTAGTCTACCTTCAGCACAAGTCAGATATATTTAATGCTTCCTTGCTTTTGTAACAACTTCTTGATAAATCGTACATACAGACATTTGTTTAAATTCCTCAAGAACAATTAGCTATTGAATTAGAACATGGACTTGAAAAATATGAACACTCCATATCAagacaaaaatattcaattttattctcctTGTCATTAAAgactcattttaaatcattttagctTCTTGTATTCGAAACAGAAAATTGACGGTTCTAATATCTTCTTAACTTTATCATTCCTAATATGttcttgtaattaaatatttttatttttcaagtccAAATAATATACAAAGCTTCaagtaacttatttattttatcatatgtgtattatttgtaaataagtgcttttataaatatattatgttcttgtcctttttattgcatttttgttttgttaataaaaCATTCTGTTTATATAGtttgatttatttctgaataatgttAACCATTATGTTTAGTATttgtaatattaagaatattcataaaacaaagttgaatattttgaaatttaaaaaactaattttctcgTTCTCATAATAAAATTGCGAAAGCTTACTTTCTTATGtcttgaattcatttttcattgcatATATACAAGATGCATATAAAGTCTTGCACagataaggaaatttattttttttttaaaaatatttcatatatagacaattttttttttttttttttttttctttaccttatATATGTCCTCCCCCCTCGTGCAGTATTAGCCAAAATGACATAGATGATGCTAGCATCGACAACTGAAAATGGTGAAAGAAAAAGCTGAGCATGTGTGGTACCATGAGAGTGAATAACCAAATAATgtgaaaagaagatataaaaatatacacaaatgcAAATTAGGATGGTGATGCAAAGTATTTTCAGCACTGGTTCATGATATGGatacattaaagaaaagaataataaatgcaatatcaTTGGTAACAACACATATGCTGGTGAATACCTGGTGCAAAACTGAATATCATCTAGATATTCTCAGATTTACAAAAGATGCACAAGCTGAAGTATATGAAAactcagggggggggggggaaactgtTTGATATAAGGATTCAAATAAAAGTATCTGTCTAGTAATAGTCTAAATCTGTAATggtgttttattttgtttattttccttaacatgaataaaatataactttattttctttattttgtgaacACCttgcattaataattaaaataatctaataaagagttaatttcttttattctctgCTATgccaaattcttctgaaaattgcTTTAACACAAGTCATTTCAAATGATGTTATGCTCctagttaaatgaaaatttaaactttggACAGAAATAAACtgctttatgtttattattttttcttttttaattaattgtacatTGACGCAATTTTCTTTTGTctgttcaaatgaaaaaagagtcttaaaattacaaatatata comes from Argiope bruennichi chromosome 2, qqArgBrue1.1, whole genome shotgun sequence and encodes:
- the LOC129959127 gene encoding short coiled-coil protein B-like, with protein sequence MAENMIRLQEELNNIPLADEDAQDDSDVETEGTEDQHDLGHQSYESIPSAFTNGSNSPAPPLLDPDLSSDEMEEKTRLISQVLELQNTLEDLSQRVDSVKEENLKLKSENQVLGQYIENLMSASSVFQCTSPKSKKKGSFKGKK